The genomic DNA GACTGAAGTCTGCGTTTTTGAAGAACAAAGATGTGAAAGACCCAGAGATTATCAAACAAATGATAGCCCGAGGGGAGTTTGTCGTCAACGAGTTGGAAGCACTTTACTACCTGAGGAAGTACAGAGCCATGAAAAAGCGGTACTACGATGCTGAGGAATGACTGGCCACACTTGAAATGTGACATCAAAGTTATGGTGCCCTCTATGAAGagatttttttaatttatttttacggggtagatcagctttaatattgcagataaatTGTAACTTCCGTCAATGTAATTGAGTAaaaaacaatgcttaggcctctacttccagcttatacatactatatacattttatggacagccAATTTGACAAttgttctattttgtttgtttttactcctgaacttcctctaccctcaacctctccgatcattttcatgatgtccatccggtttgcttctatatgccatatctttctaactgtgctctttcacaaaagctctcaacctatatacttatt from Coregonus clupeaformis isolate EN_2021a chromosome 11, ASM2061545v1, whole genome shotgun sequence includes the following:
- the LOC121577359 gene encoding electron transfer flavoprotein regulatory factor 1; this translates as MAYPLRSEVVRLYKNLLYLGREYPKGAGYFRDRLKSAFLKNKDVKDPEIIKQMIARGEFVVNELEALYYLRKYRAMKKRYYDAEE